CCCTGGATCGAGCCGACATGCAGCATGGTCCAGCCGGGATCGAAATGCGGCACGCCGCCGGTCCGCTCGGCTTCCGCCTTGTTCTTCAGGTCACGGTCCTCGAGCCAGGTGACGAGCCGGGCCGCCACCATGACCGCGGAAACGCCGGCATAGCGGTTGCTGGAATGGACCTCGTAGCCGCGCACATGGGTGTCGAGCCGCAGATAGCCCTTGTGGCCGGTCACCACCTTCATCCGGCTCGGCTCGCCGACGATGCACAGCGACGGCTTCACCCACTCCTTGCCGAGCTTGGCGATGACGGCGCGCACGCCGCTCATCCGGATTTCCTCATCGGCCGACAGGCAGATGTGGATCGGCCGCTTGAGATCGGCCTTCAGCATGGCCGGCACCGCCGCCAGCACGCAGGCGTCGAACCCCTTCATGTCGCAGGCGCCGCGGCCATAGAGCCTGTCGCCGCGTGCCGTCAGGGTGAACGGGTCGCTTGTCCAGGGCTGGCCCTCGACCGGCACCACGTCGAGATGGCCCGACAGCACGATGCCGCCGTCGACATCGGGCCCGATCGTCGCCCATAGGTTGAAATTGCGGCCATCGGCCTGCGGCACCAGCTCATAGGCCACGCCATGGGCCTTGAGGTAGTCGCCGACGAAAGCGATCAGCGCGCTGTTGTCGGTGTCGGTGACCGTCGGAAAGCCGACGAGGCGGGCGAGCAGATCGGTGCTGGTCATATGCATGGTCGGATCGAAAACCGGCCGAGCCATGCACGTCAAGATGGCGCACCCGCATGCCTGCTCGATTGACCGGCGCGAGCCGCTCCGATTTGCTCTGGCTCACCGTCTCGAGGATCCGCGCGCGAGGTTTCATGCCGATCGTCAACCGCATTGCCGCCCTGCATGACGAAGTCACCGCCTGGCGCCGCGATTTCCACGAACATCCCGAACTGCAGTTCGAGGTGCACCGCACGGCCGGGATCGTCGCCGACAAGCTCAAGGAGTTCGGCTGCGACAAGGTCGTCACCGGCATCGGCCGCACCGGCGTGGTCGGCATTATCAAGGGGTCGAAATCGACCTCCGGCAGGGTCATCGGTCTGCGCGCCGACATGGACGCCCTGCCGCTCGACGAGATCTCAGGCAAGCCGCACGCCTCCAAGACCCCCGGCAAGATGCATGCCTGCGGCCATGACGGGCACACCGCCATGCTGCTGGGCGCCGCCAAATATCTCGCCGAGACACGCAATTTCGACGGCACCGTCGCGGTCATCTTCCAGCCGGCCGAGGAAGGCGGCGGCGGCGCGCGCGAAATGGTCGACGACGGCCTGATGGACCGTTTCGGTATCCAGGAGGTCTACGGCATGCACAACGGGCCGGGCCTGCCGGTCGGCACCTTCGCGCTGAGGCCCGGACCGCTGATGGCCGCCGCCGACGGCATCCGCATCGAGGTCGAGGGCAAGGGCGGCCACGCCGCCCAGCCGCACAATTCCATCGACACGGTGCTGGTCGCCTCGCAGATCGTCGCCAACATCCAGTCGATCGCCTCGCGCAATGTCGACCCGCTCGAACATGTCGTCGTCTCCGTCTGCACCTTCAATGCCGGCTTTGCCGAGAACGTCATTCCGCAAAATGCCGTGCTGACCGGCACGGTGCGGACCCTCAGCGAGGCGGTGCGCGACGTCACCGAAAAGCGCCTTCACGCCATCGTCGAGGGGACCGCCGCCCTGTTCGGCGCCACCGCGAAGCTCACCTATCGGCGCGGCGCGCCGGTCACCGCCAACCATGCGGCCGAGGCCGGCTTTGCCGGCGATGCGGCGGCCGCGGTCGTGGGCGAGGCCGCCGTCAACCGCGCCGTCACCCCGGTCATGGGCGCCGAGGACTTCGCCTTCATGCTCAATGCCCGCCCGGGCGCCTTCATCTTCATCGGCCAAGGCGACGGCCCGCAGGTTCACCACCCGGCCTACGACTTCAACGACGAGATCATCCCCCTCGGCATGAGCTACTGGGCAAGGCTCGTCGAGACCCGCCTGCCCGCCTGATCCCCTTCCTTCACCCGCCCCCACGCCCGCCGCCTCGAGGCCGCGATCGTGCTTTTTCCGGAGCCCCCATGCCGATCGTCAACCGCATTGCCGCCCTCCACGACGAAGTCACCGCCTGGCGCCGCGACCTGCACGAACACCCCGAACTGCAGTTCGACGTGCATCGCACGGCCGGCATCGTCGCGGACAAGCTGAAGGAGTTCGGCTGCGACGAGGTGGTCACCGGCATCGGCCGCACCGGCGTGGTCGGCATCATCAAGGGGTCGAAATCGACCTCCGGCAAGGTCATCGGCCTGCGCGCCGACATGGACGCGCTGCCGCTGACGGAAATGTCGGGCAAGCCGCATGCCTCGAAAATTCCCGGCAAGATGCATGCCTGCGGCCATGACGGGCATACCGCCATGCTGCTGGGCGCGGCCAAATATCTCGCCGAGACGCGCAATTTCGACGGCACCGTCGCGGTCATCTTCCAGCCTGCGGAGGAGGGCGAGAAGGGCGGCCAGGCCATGGTCGACGACGGCATGATGGAGCGCTTCGGCATCCAGGAGGTCTACGGCATGCACAATGCCCCGGGCTTGGCCGTAGGCGCCTTCGCGCTGCGCCCCGGTCCGCTGCTGGCCGCCGTCGACAATTTCACCATCCATGTCGAGGGCAAGGGCGGCCACGCCGCCAAGCCGCATCTGGCGATCGATACCGTGCTCGTTGCCTCCCATATCGTCACCGCCGCGCAGTCGATCGTCGCACGCAACGTCAATCCGCTGGAAAACGCCGTCGTCTCGATCTGCGCCTTCAATGCGGGCTTCGCCAACAACGTCATCCCGCAGACTGCCGAGCTGCGCGGCACGGTGCGCACGCTGAGCGCCGATGTGCGCGCCTTCGTCGAGAAGCGCCTGCGCGAGGTGGTCGAGGGCACCGCCGCGCTGTTCGGCGCCAAGGCGACGCTGACCTATGAACATGTCGTGCCGGTCACCGTGAACGACGAGGCGAAGACCCCGTTTGCCGTTGAAGCCGCCGCGGCGGTGGTCGGCGAGGCTTCGGTCGACCGCGACGCGACCCCGGTCATGGGCGGCGAGGACTTCTCCTATATGCTCAACGCCCGCCCGGGCGCCTTCATCTTCATCGGCCAGGGCGACACGGCGAGCGTCCATCACCCGGCCTACGACTTCAACGACGAGATCATCCCGATCGGCATGAGCTACTGGGCCAAGCTCGTCGAAAGCCGCCTCGCCGCCTGATCCGATCCGCCGGCCGCCTCCGTCTGTTCTCGGCGGGGGCGGCCGGTGCTATTCCAGGCTTGAAGTCCTCGGACGGCGGCCGCCATCCTGGCGGTCGGCCTCCCATGAAGGCCGAAAGCCCCGCTCTCTGCTCGGAGACATGCCATGCCCATCGTCAACCGGATTTCCGCCCTGCATGAGGAGGTCACCGCCTGGCGGCGCGACCTGCATGAACATCCCGAGCTGCAATTCGACGTCCACCGCACCGCCGGCATTGTCGCCGACAAGCTGAAGGAGTTCGGCTGCGACGAGGTCGTCACCGGCATCGGCAGGACCGGCGTCGTCGGCATCATCAAGGGCGCCAAGTCGGGT
This portion of the bacterium YEK0313 genome encodes:
- the argE_1 gene encoding Acetylornithine deacetylase; the protein is MHMTSTDLLARLVGFPTVTDTDNSALIAFVGDYLKAHGVAYELVPQADGRNFNLWATIGPDVDGGIVLSGHLDVVPVEGQPWTSDPFTLTARGDRLYGRGACDMKGFDACVLAAVPAMLKADLKRPIHICLSADEEIRMSGVRAVIAKLGKEWVKPSLCIVGEPSRMKVVTGHKGYLRLDTHVRGYEVHSSNRYAGVSAVMVAARLVTWLEDRDLKNKAEAERTGGVPHFDPGWTMLHVGSIQGGTAHNITALDCRFVTGIRVVPGDDGEHYAEEYERYVRTEIEPAMKAVHAGAGVTIERGIASPALGAEPDGAAEQLARKLTGDNGTHVVAYGAEAGFFQKAGLSTVICGPGDIAQAHQPDEWIEVSELARCDAFLAGLIRECEA
- the yxeP_3 gene encoding putative hydrolase YxeP, with product MPIVNRIAALHDEVTAWRRDFHEHPELQFEVHRTAGIVADKLKEFGCDKVVTGIGRTGVVGIIKGSKSTSGRVIGLRADMDALPLDEISGKPHASKTPGKMHACGHDGHTAMLLGAAKYLAETRNFDGTVAVIFQPAEEGGGGAREMVDDGLMDRFGIQEVYGMHNGPGLPVGTFALRPGPLMAAADGIRIEVEGKGGHAAQPHNSIDTVLVASQIVANIQSIASRNVDPLEHVVVSVCTFNAGFAENVIPQNAVLTGTVRTLSEAVRDVTEKRLHAIVEGTAALFGATAKLTYRRGAPVTANHAAEAGFAGDAAAAVVGEAAVNRAVTPVMGAEDFAFMLNARPGAFIFIGQGDGPQVHHPAYDFNDEIIPLGMSYWARLVETRLPA
- the yxeP_4 gene encoding putative hydrolase YxeP is translated as MPIVNRIAALHDEVTAWRRDLHEHPELQFDVHRTAGIVADKLKEFGCDEVVTGIGRTGVVGIIKGSKSTSGKVIGLRADMDALPLTEMSGKPHASKIPGKMHACGHDGHTAMLLGAAKYLAETRNFDGTVAVIFQPAEEGEKGGQAMVDDGMMERFGIQEVYGMHNAPGLAVGAFALRPGPLLAAVDNFTIHVEGKGGHAAKPHLAIDTVLVASHIVTAAQSIVARNVNPLENAVVSICAFNAGFANNVIPQTAELRGTVRTLSADVRAFVEKRLREVVEGTAALFGAKATLTYEHVVPVTVNDEAKTPFAVEAAAAVVGEASVDRDATPVMGGEDFSYMLNARPGAFIFIGQGDTASVHHPAYDFNDEIIPIGMSYWAKLVESRLAA